CTGGGGGGCACGTGAGCGCGGAGCACGAGGCTGCCGACGACCGGGCAGGTGCGGCGGATGCGCCAGCGCTGCGGTCGGGGTTCGTGTCGATCGTCGGTCGGCCCAACGTCGGCAAGTCCACGCTGCTCAACGCACTGGTGGGCGTGCCGGTGGCGATCACGACGCCGGTGCCCCAGACGACCCGGCACGCGGTTCGGGGCGTGCTGCACGACGACGGGGTGCAGGTGGTGTTCGTCGACACGCCCGGGCTGCACAAGCCCCGGACGCTGCTGGGGACCCGGCTGAACGAGGTGGCCCGCGAGTCCGTCGCCGACGTCGACTTGCTGCTGTTCGTCGTCGACGCCGCCGGCGGGATCGGCTCGGGGGACCGGTTCGTGGCCGGCCTGCTCACCGACCATGCCGATCGCACGATCGCCGTCGTCAACAAGATCGACTGCATCTCCAAGGCGGCGCAGCTGCCCGCGATCGAGGCCGTGGCGCAGCTCGCGCTGTGGGCAGAGGTCGTCCCGGTGTCAGCGAAGACAGGCGAAGGCGTCGACGTGGTGCGCCGCCTGATCGTCGATCGCATGCCCGAGGGCCCGCCCTACTTCCCGCCCGAGCAGATCACCGACCAGACCATCGAACAGCGCGTTGCCGAGCACATCCGTGAGCAGGCGATCATCCGCATGCGCGAGGAGGTTCCGCACTCGGTCGCGGTCAGCGTCGACGAGATGGTGCCGGGTGCGTCCGAGGACGTGACGGTCGTCCACGCCACGATCTTCGTCGAGCGCGACTCGCAGAAGGGCATCGTCATCGGCCGGCGCGGTGCAGTGCTGCGCGACATCGGCGCCGGCGCTCGGCCCGACGTCGAGAAGCAGCTGGGCACCCGGGTCTACCTCGAGCTGCGGGTCAAGCTGCTCAAGGACTGGCAGGGCAACCCGCGCGCGCTGGACCGCCTGGGCTACTGATCCGGTCTGCCGTGGCTGGCAGGGCCGTGGGTGTGTGGCGGTTGGTGCCGGGTGGCCGGTGTGGGTTGCCACGGTGATGGGTGTGTGGCGGTTGGTGCCGGGTGGCCGGTGTGGGTTGCGACGGTCGGGAGGTCCACACCCCGCGTGCGGGTGAACGCTGCGGCGACGCCGTAGCCTGTGGTACCTATGGCGCTGTTCCGCGAGCAGGGTGTGGTCCTGCGCACCTGGAAGCTCGGTGAGACCGACCGCATCGTGAACCTGCTGACCGCCGGTCGCGGGAAGGTGCGCGCGGTCGCCAAGGGCGTACGCAAGCCGGGATCGCGCTTCGGTGGGCGCCTCGAGCCGTTCAGCCATGTCGACCTGCAGCTGTACGAGGGTCGCAACCTCGACATCGTCACCCAGGTCGAGCTGATCGACGGCTTCGCGCCGGTGCGGGCGGACTACGCACTGTCCGCGTGCGGTTCGGGCATGGTCGAGGCCGCCGATGTGATCGCGCAGGAGGGCGAGCGCTCGAACCGGCTGTACGTGCTGTTGCTCGACGGCTTGCGCCAGCTCGCTGCGGGACCGGCGTGGCCGGCGACGGTGCTCGACGCCTACCTGCTGCGCCTGGCCTCGGTCGCGGGCTACCACCCCCAACTCGACGCGTGCGCGGGGTGTGGGACGCCGGGGCCTCACGACATCTTCCACCTCGCCGCCGGCGGCGTCGTGTGCTTCCGCTGCGCGCCCGGCGGCACCCGTCCGCTCGACCCGCGGACCATCGCGCTGCTGCGGACGCTGGCTGGCGCCGACTGGGGCGCCGGCGCCAGGGTCGACCAGCGTTCCCGCCGTGCCGTCAGCGCGCTGATCAACAGCTACCTGGCCTACCACCTCGGGCGGTCGCTGAAGGCGTGGGAGCTGGTGCCGCGATGACCGTCACCGAGGACGCCGTCGAGATCGATCCCGACCGGGTGCCCGCCCACGTCGCGATCATCATGGACGGCAACGGCCGCTGGGCGGGTGAGCGGGGACTGCCGCGGCGAGCCGGTCATGAAGCTGGTGAGCACGCGCTGTTCGACACGGTCGAGGGCGCGCTCGAGCTCGGGATCCGATGGCTGACGGTCTACGCGTTCTCAACCGAGAACTGGCGCCGTCCGCCCAGCGAGGTCCGGTTCATCATGAACTTCAACCGCGACCTGTTGCGCCGCCGCACCGGCGAGCTCGACGCCCGGCGGGTGCGCATCCGCTTCATCGGGCGCCAGACCCGGCCTATCCCCGCCAGCCTGCGCCGGTTGATGGCCGACAGCGAGGCGCGAACCAGCCACCACCGGCGCATGACCCTGCAGATCGCGTTCAACTACGGTGGTCGCGCCGAGCTGGCGGACGCGGCGCGTGAGCTGGCCCGCGAGGCCGTGGCAGGTGAGATCGACCCCGACAAGATCGACGAGTCGGCCGTCGAGCGGCACCTGTACACGACGGACGCCCCCGACGTCGATCTCCTGATCCGCACGTCCGGCGAGCAGCGGCTGTCGAACTACCTTCCATGGCAGGCCGCTTACGCCGAGCTCGTGTTCACCCCGCTGAACTGGCCGGACTTCGATCGTCACGCGCTGCGCGCCGCACTGACTGACTATCAGCAGCGCGCCAGGCGGTTCGGCAGAGTGTGATGCCCGGTGGCCGTCACACGTCCAGAGACGCCATGAACCCTCTGAGGAGACCGGCGAACCGATCGGGTTGCTCGAGGTTGGGCAGGTGCGCGGCACCATCGATCTCGACCAGGTGTGCCTGCGGTAGCCCAGCGGCCAGGTGCAGCGCCTGCTCGTCCTTGCCTGGCGCATCGTGACGGCCGACCAGCACCAGCGCCGGGATGTCGATGTCGGCCAGCCGATCGCGGACCAGGGGTTCGACCAGCTGCGCGTCACCCTGGTCCGCACGCATCTGCTCGGCCTGCCGTGGCAGCAGTTCATCGAGCCATCCGGCGACCGTTGCGCGCACATCGGGATCAACCAGGGACGGGTCCCGCCCGACACCGTCGACCCACCAGCGCAGGTTGATCTCCCGCGCCCGATCGATGTCACCGGCGATCAGGGCCTCCTCCTCGGCGCCGAGGTCCGCTCTGACGTCGTCGCTCAGCGGCACGCCTGGCACGGCGGATCCGACCAGCACCATCGCCTGTACCCGCTCCGGTGCGGTGATGGCCGTGTCGAGCACGATGCGCCCGCCGTTGGACGCACCGACGAGCACGGCGCGTTCGAGCCCAGCGTGGTCGAGCACGGCCAGCAGGTCGTCGTGGTCGAAGTAGTCCCGGGTTGCATCGGGGGAGCGCCCGAAGCCCTGGCGTCGTAGCGCACCACCCGGTGACGGTCGGCGAGCGCGACGAACTCGCGATCCCACATGCGCCGATCGGCGATGCCTGCATGGACGAGGCCGACCGCCGGGCTGCCGTCGCCGGCGGACTCAACGTGCAGATCGGTGATCACGCGGCCTCCCTGAGCCCCGGTTCCAGGGCCTCAGCCTACGTATCGGCCGCCCACGTTTCTGTCCGGCGGAGCCGGTCCGCCAGCCGTTCGTGGATCCAGGCCCGCGGGGTTTCTGGTGTCTGGCTTCGGGAACCCCACATGTGAAGCCAATCACGAAGAAGCGCGAGGTTCCCATGGCACACGATCTCACGGGAAAGACGTCGCTTTCCTCGTCGCGAACGAGGGCATCGAGCAGGTGGAGCTGACAGAGCCTGGAAGGCCGTGACCGAGGCAGGCGCGACCGCCAGACTGCTGGCCCCGGAGCCCGGGAACGCGCCGGCGTTCGACCACTTGGACAAGCCGAGACGTTCGACGTCGATGTCGCCGTCGCCGATGCCACGGTCGACGACTACGACGGACTCGTCCTGCCCGGTGGCGTCGCGAACCCCGACGCACTGCGGCTCGACGCCGATGCCGTGCAGTTCGTCCGTGACTTCTTCGCCGCCGGCAAGCCTGTCGGCGCCATCTGCCACGCCCCCTGGATGCTGGTGGAGGCAGAGGTCGTCGACGGCCGCACGGTCACGTCGTGGCCGAGCCTGGCGACCGACATCCGCAACGCCGGTGGCACCTGGGTCGACGATGAGGTCGTCGTGGACGGAGGGCTGGTCACCAGCCGCAATCCCGGCGATCTGCCAGCGTTCAACTCCAAGATCACCGAGGAGTTCGCCGAGGGTGAGCACGAGGTCCAGGCTGCGTCGGTCTGACACGACGGCACTCGCGCCGTGCCCGCGCGGTCGCTTCAGCCCGTCGTCGGCCGGGGTTCGAGCAGCTGGTCGACCGGCGCGTAGTCGTCGGTCAGTACCGGCGCGTCGCCGGTG
This portion of the Euzebyales bacterium genome encodes:
- the era gene encoding GTPase Era → MSAEHEAADDRAGAADAPALRSGFVSIVGRPNVGKSTLLNALVGVPVAITTPVPQTTRHAVRGVLHDDGVQVVFVDTPGLHKPRTLLGTRLNEVARESVADVDLLLFVVDAAGGIGSGDRFVAGLLTDHADRTIAVVNKIDCISKAAQLPAIEAVAQLALWAEVVPVSAKTGEGVDVVRRLIVDRMPEGPPYFPPEQITDQTIEQRVAEHIREQAIIRMREEVPHSVAVSVDEMVPGASEDVTVVHATIFVERDSQKGIVIGRRGAVLRDIGAGARPDVEKQLGTRVYLELRVKLLKDWQGNPRALDRLGY
- the recO gene encoding DNA repair protein RecO, whose translation is MALFREQGVVLRTWKLGETDRIVNLLTAGRGKVRAVAKGVRKPGSRFGGRLEPFSHVDLQLYEGRNLDIVTQVELIDGFAPVRADYALSACGSGMVEAADVIAQEGERSNRLYVLLLDGLRQLAAGPAWPATVLDAYLLRLASVAGYHPQLDACAGCGTPGPHDIFHLAAGGVVCFRCAPGGTRPLDPRTIALLRTLAGADWGAGARVDQRSRRAVSALINSYLAYHLGRSLKAWELVPR
- the uppS gene encoding polyprenyl diphosphate synthase produces the protein MTVTEDAVEIDPDRVPAHVAIIMDGNGRWAGERGLPRRAGHEAGEHALFDTVEGALELGIRWLTVYAFSTENWRRPPSEVRFIMNFNRDLLRRRTGELDARRVRIRFIGRQTRPIPASLRRLMADSEARTSHHRRMTLQIAFNYGGRAELADAARELAREAVAGEIDPDKIDESAVERHLYTTDAPDVDLLIRTSGEQRLSNYLPWQAAYAELVFTPLNWPDFDRHALRAALTDYQQRARRFGRV
- a CDS encoding alpha/beta hydrolase, whose translation is MGSRVRRARRPSPGGALRRQGFGRSPDATRDYFDHDDLLAVLDHAGLERAVLVGASNGGRIVLDTAITAPERVQAMVLVGSAVPGVPLSDDVRADLGAEEEALIAGDIDRAREINLRWWVDGVGRDPSLVDPDVRATVAGWLDELLPRQAEQMRADQGDAQLVEPLVRDRLADIDIPALVLVGRHDAPGKDEQALHLAAGLPQAHLVEIDGAAHLPNLEQPDRFAGLLRGFMASLDV
- a CDS encoding type 1 glutamine amidotransferase domain-containing protein, with the protein product MEGRDRGRRDRQTAGPGARERAGVRPLGQAETFDVDVAVADATVDDYDGLVLPGGVANPDALRLDADAVQFVRDFFAAGKPVGAICHAPWMLVEAEVVDGRTVTSWPSLATDIRNAGGTWVDDEVVVDGGLVTSRNPGDLPAFNSKITEEFAEGEHEVQAASV